The genomic segment AGTTATTTTTATTCAATAATTGTTACATACCGTAACAGGAACGCGAAGTGTAGGGTCTGCGGTATGACATACAAATCAGACCAGTGGCGAGAGTATAGGTCTGACCAGCTGGTATGTTGCAAGTTTGTTTATTAATATTTTCACACATGTTTCTTGAAACGGGATCTGAGTGGCAAAATTGTGTCCATTGCGACTCATCCGAAAAGGTGGTTTTTGTTTTAGATCATTTTTTAGTGTGATATTGGTCACTTATCCCGTTTGGGGTCATTAACGGCTGGAGAGCGACAGCATCGCGGCGTAAAATAGCAGCAACGTGTTTATCTCGCGCATGGCGCGAATACAGAGGAAATTGAGCTATGAGTAAATGCAGTGCTGATGAAACCCCGGTTTGCTGCTGTATGGATGTTGGTACCATTATGGACAACACGGATTGCACCGCCTCTTACAGCCGCATTTTTGGCAACCGGGCCGAAGCGGAAGAAACCCTGGCTGCGCTCAGCCAGCGTGCGCACGAAGTTGAATCCGACCCCTGTGAGATTAAATCCACCTTCACTGAGGTGGACGGCGGCGTGCAGCTGGATATCGACTTTGTATTCGCCTGCGAAGCAGAAACGCTGATCTTCCAGTTGGGTTTACGTTAACCCCGGCGGCCTGATGTCCTCAACCCGGTCTCTGTACGTGACTGGGTGCACACCATCGTCCCCCAAATGCCTCTGCCCTGCAGGGGCATTTTCTTTTTCTTCTCTGTGTCTTAGCTCGCATTTTTTCGTTTCCCCGATTGGCTGAATGTAAAAAAATGGTTAAGACTGTTGTCAGGTCAGACCACTTTTTATTTGCCTATATTTTTACAGGGGTGCGTTATGAGTCAGGCATTACCGCTTATCACCCGACAAGGTGACCGCATTGCCATTGTCAGCGGGTTGCGTACGCCGTTTGCACGCCAGGCAACGGCGTTTCACGGCATACCGGCTGTCGATCTTGGGAAGATGGTGGTGGGAGAGATGCTGGCTCGCAGCGATATACCGCCAGAGGTCATCGAGCAGCTCGTGTTTGGTCAGGTTGTTCAAATGCCTGCAGCCCCCAACATCGCGCGGGAAATTGTCCTCGGCACGGGGATGAACGTTCACACCGATGCCTATAGCGTCAGCCGCGCCTGCGCAACCAGTTTCCAGGCCGTGGCAAACGTCGCCGAAAGCCTGATGGCGGGGACCATTCGTGCCGGGATCGCTGGCGGAGCAGACTCCTCATCCGTATTGCCCATTGGCGTGAGTAAAAAGCTGGCGCGCATTCTGGTCGATGCCAATAAGGCCCGCACCACCGGGCAAAAGCTCAAACTCTTCTCGCGCTTACGGTTACGTGACCTCGTGCCTGTTCCTCCCGCAGTGGCTGAATATTCCACCGGCCTGCGGATGGGCGATACCGCCGAGCAGATGGCAAAAACCTATGGCATCACCCGCGAGCAGCAAGATGCGCTGGCACACCGTTCACATCAGCTCGCCGCACAAGCCTGGTTGGAAGGCAAACTCACCGACGAGGTCATGACCGCCTACATTCCGCCATACCGCGACCCTCTCGTGGAGGATAACAATATCCGCGGCGCCTCGACGCTGGCGGATTACGCAAAACTTCGTCCGGCCTTTGACCGTAAGCACGGTACCGTGACGGCGGCCAACAGCACACCGCTGACCGATGGGGCTGCCGCAGTGATCCTGATGACCGAATCCCGCGCCAACGAGTTAGGTCTAAAACCGCTCGGCTACCTGCGCAGTTACGCGTTCACCGCCATTGACGTCTGGCAGGACATGCTCTTAGGCCCAGCCTGGTCCACGCCGCTGGCGCTGGACCGCGCGGGGCTTACGCTTGCGGATTTAACCCTCATTGATATGCACGAAGCCTTCGCCGCGCAAACCCTTGCGAACCTGCAACTGCTGGCCAGCGAGCGTTTCGCCCGGGATGTTCTGGGCCGCGCACAGGCTACCGGCGAAGTGGATCAAAGCAAATTTAACGTGCTGGGCGGCTCTATCGCCTACGGTCACCCGTTTGCGGCAACGGGCGCGCGGATGATCACTCAGACGCTACATGAGTTACGTCGCCGGGGGGGCGGGTTTGGCCTCGTTACCGCCTGCGCGGCGGGTGGTTTAGGCGCAGCAATGGTTCTGGAGGCTGAATAATGGCGATACCCTCTGCATTTAATCTGACGGTGCGCCCCGATAACGTGGCGGTTGTCACTATTGATGTACCAGATGAAAAGATGAACACCCTGAAGGCCGAATTTGCCGTTCAGGTACGCGCGATGCTCAAACAGATCCGCGAAAACAAAGCGATTCGCGGTGTGGTTTTTATTTCGGCTAAGCCGGATAACTTTATTGCCGGGGCGGATATCAACATGATCGCCCGTGCGCAAAACGCGCAGGAAGCCGAAGAGCTGGCGCGCCAGGGCCAGCAGGTGATGGCTGAGATCCATGCCCTGCCGATCCCGACGATCGCCGCGATCCACGGCGCGTGTCTGGGTGGCGGGTTAGAGCTCGCGCTGGCCTGCCATAGCCGTATTTGTACCGACGATGCGAAAACCGTTTTAGGTCTGCCGGAAGTTCAGCTAGGCCTGTTGCCAGGCTCTGGCGGAACACAGCGTCTGCCGCGTCTGATTGGGGTTAGCACGGCGCTGGAGATCCTCTTAACCGGTAAACAGCTGCGAGCCCGACAGGCGCTGAAGGCCGGCCTGGTCGACGAGGTGGTTACGCATTCGATATTGTTGACCGCCGCTGTGGAACAGGCCCTGAAGGGACGTCAGGCACAACGTCCTTTGCCGGTGCGCGAGCGCATTCTTGCCGGGCCGCTGGGACGTGCGCTGTTGTTCAACATGGTGGGCAAAAAAAACCGAACAGAAAACCAACGGTAACTACCCGGCGGCGAAGCGCATTCTTGAGGTCGTTGAAACCGGGCTGGCGCAGGGCAGCAGCAGCGGTTACGCGGCTGAGGCAAAAGCCTTTGGTGAACTGGCGATGACGCCGCAGTCGCAGGCGCTGCGCACTCTTTTCTTTGCCAGCACCGAGGTGAAAAAAGACCCCGGGAGTGAGGCGGAACCTGGGCCGCTACGTGCGGTAGGCGTACTTGGCGGAGGGCTGATGGGCGGCGGCATTGCGTTTGTGACGGCAAGCAAAGGCAAGGTGCCAGTGCGCATCAAAGACATTACCCCTAAGGGAATCAACCACGCGCTGCAGTACAGCTGGCAGAATCTTGAAAGGAAGGTCAAACGCCGCCATATCAATGCCAGCGAGCGTGACAAAACGCTCGGCATGATTACCGGGACCACGAATTATCGCGGGTTTGCGCATCGCGATGTAGTGATAGAGGCCGTGTTTGAAGACCTGGCGCTCAAGCAACAGATGGTAGCGGACGTTGAGCAGTATTGCGCGCCACACACCATTTTCGCATCCAATACCTCGTCTTTACCGATTGGCGATATTGCTGCGAAGGCGGCACGTCCGGAGCGGGTAATTGGTCTGCACTATTTTAGCCCGGTTGAGAAAATGCCGCTGGTGGAGGTGATCCCCCACGCCGCAACCAGCCCGCAAACCATTGCCACCGTGGTGAAACTGGCGAAACTGCAGGGCAA from the unidentified bacterial endosymbiont genome contains:
- the fadI gene encoding acetyl-CoA C-acyltransferase FadI, whose protein sequence is MSQALPLITRQGDRIAIVSGLRTPFARQATAFHGIPAVDLGKMVVGEMLARSDIPPEVIEQLVFGQVVQMPAAPNIAREIVLGTGMNVHTDAYSVSRACATSFQAVANVAESLMAGTIRAGIAGGADSSSVLPIGVSKKLARILVDANKARTTGQKLKLFSRLRLRDLVPVPPAVAEYSTGLRMGDTAEQMAKTYGITREQQDALAHRSHQLAAQAWLEGKLTDEVMTAYIPPYRDPLVEDNNIRGASTLADYAKLRPAFDRKHGTVTAANSTPLTDGAAAVILMTESRANELGLKPLGYLRSYAFTAIDVWQDMLLGPAWSTPLALDRAGLTLADLTLIDMHEAFAAQTLANLQLLASERFARDVLGRAQATGEVDQSKFNVLGGSIAYGHPFAATGARMITQTLHELRRRGGGFGLVTACAAGGLGAAMVLEAE
- a CDS encoding YfcZ/YiiS family protein → MSKCSADETPVCCCMDVGTIMDNTDCTASYSRIFGNRAEAEETLAALSQRAHEVESDPCEIKSTFTEVDGGVQLDIDFVFACEAETLIFQLGLR